In a genomic window of Physeter macrocephalus isolate SW-GA chromosome 14, ASM283717v5, whole genome shotgun sequence:
- the STRADA gene encoding STE20-related kinase adapter protein alpha isoform X4, protein MSFLTNEASAESIASFSKQEIMSSFLPEGGCYELLTVIGKGFEDLMTVNLARYKPAGEYVTVRRINLEACSNEMVTFLQGELHVSKLFSHPNILPYRATFIADNELWVVTSFMAYGSAKDLICTHFMDGMNELAIAYILQGVLKALDYIHHMGYVHRSVKASHVLISADGKVYLSGLRSNLSMISHGQRQRVVHDFPKYSIKVLPWLSPEVLQQNLQGYDAKSDIYSVGITACELANGHVPFKDMPATQMLLEKLNGTVPCLLDTSTIPAEELTMSTSRSAANSGLSESLAPSPPRTSNGDTPSHPYHRTFSPHFHHFVEQCLQRNPDVRPSASTLLNHSFFKQIKRRASEALPELLRPVTPITNFEGSQSQDHSGIFGLVTNLEELEVDDWEF, encoded by the exons gcAAAGGATTTGAGGACCTGATGACAGTGAACCTAGCAAGGTACAAACCAGCGGGAGAGTATGTGACAGTACGAAGGATTAACCTAGAAGCTTGTTCCAATGAGATGGTGACGTTCTTGCAG GGGGAGCTCCATGTCTCTAAGCTCTTCAGCCATCCCAATATCCTGCCATATCGAGCCACCTTTATTGCAGACAATGAGCTGTGGGTTGTCACATCATTCATGGCATACG GCTCTGCAAAGGACCTCATCTGCACACACTTCATGGACGGCATGAATGAGCTGGCGATTGCTTACATCCTGCAGGGGGTGCTCAAGGCCCTGGACTACATCCACCACATGGGATACGTGCACAG gagTGTCAAAGCCAGCCATGTTCTGATCTCAGCGGATGGGAAGGTCTACCTGTCTGGTTTACGCAGCAACCTCAGCATGATCAGCCACGGGCAGCGGCAGCGTGTGGTCCACGACTTTCCCAAGTACAGTATCAAGGTTCTGCCGTGGCTCAGCCCAGAGGTCCTCCAGCAG AATCTTCAGGGTTACGATGCCAAGTCTGACATCTACAGTGTGGGAATCACGGCCTGTGAACTAGCCAATGGCCACGTCCCCTTTAAGGATATGCCTGCCACCCAG ATGCTGCTGGAGAAGCTGAACGGCACAGTACCCTGCCTGCTGGACACCAGCACCATCCCTGCCGAGGAGCTGACCATGAGCACCTCGCGCTCAGCGGCCAACTCTGGCCTGAGTGAaagcctggcccccagcccccccaGGACCTCCAATGGCGACACGCCGTCCCACCCCTATCACCGCACCTTCTCACCCCACTTCCACCACTTTGTGGAGCAGTGCCTTCAGCGCAACCCGGATGTAAG ACCAAGTGCCAGCACCCTCCTGAACCATTCTTTCTTCAAGCAG atCAAGCGACGTGCCTCAGAGGCTCTGCCTGAGTTACTTCGTCCTGTCACCCCCATCACCAATTTTGAAGGCAGCCAGTCTCAGGATCACAGTGGAATCTTTGGCCTGGTAACAAACCTGGAAGAGCTGGAGGTGGACGACTGGGAGTTCTGA
- the STRADA gene encoding STE20-related kinase adapter protein alpha isoform X5: MSSFLPEGGCYELLTVIGKGFEDLMTVNLARYKPAGEYVTVRRINLEACSNEMVTFLQGELHVSKLFSHPNILPYRATFIADNELWVVTSFMAYGSAKDLICTHFMDGMNELAIAYILQGVLKALDYIHHMGYVHRSVKASHVLISADGKVYLSGLRSNLSMISHGQRQRVVHDFPKYSIKVLPWLSPEVLQQNLQGYDAKSDIYSVGITACELANGHVPFKDMPATQMLLEKLNGTVPCLLDTSTIPAEELTMSTSRSAANSGLSESLAPSPPRTSNGDTPSHPYHRTFSPHFHHFVEQCLQRNPDVRPSASTLLNHSFFKQIKRRASEALPELLRPVTPITNFEGSQSQDHSGIFGLVTNLEELEVDDWEF; this comes from the exons gcAAAGGATTTGAGGACCTGATGACAGTGAACCTAGCAAGGTACAAACCAGCGGGAGAGTATGTGACAGTACGAAGGATTAACCTAGAAGCTTGTTCCAATGAGATGGTGACGTTCTTGCAG GGGGAGCTCCATGTCTCTAAGCTCTTCAGCCATCCCAATATCCTGCCATATCGAGCCACCTTTATTGCAGACAATGAGCTGTGGGTTGTCACATCATTCATGGCATACG GCTCTGCAAAGGACCTCATCTGCACACACTTCATGGACGGCATGAATGAGCTGGCGATTGCTTACATCCTGCAGGGGGTGCTCAAGGCCCTGGACTACATCCACCACATGGGATACGTGCACAG gagTGTCAAAGCCAGCCATGTTCTGATCTCAGCGGATGGGAAGGTCTACCTGTCTGGTTTACGCAGCAACCTCAGCATGATCAGCCACGGGCAGCGGCAGCGTGTGGTCCACGACTTTCCCAAGTACAGTATCAAGGTTCTGCCGTGGCTCAGCCCAGAGGTCCTCCAGCAG AATCTTCAGGGTTACGATGCCAAGTCTGACATCTACAGTGTGGGAATCACGGCCTGTGAACTAGCCAATGGCCACGTCCCCTTTAAGGATATGCCTGCCACCCAG ATGCTGCTGGAGAAGCTGAACGGCACAGTACCCTGCCTGCTGGACACCAGCACCATCCCTGCCGAGGAGCTGACCATGAGCACCTCGCGCTCAGCGGCCAACTCTGGCCTGAGTGAaagcctggcccccagcccccccaGGACCTCCAATGGCGACACGCCGTCCCACCCCTATCACCGCACCTTCTCACCCCACTTCCACCACTTTGTGGAGCAGTGCCTTCAGCGCAACCCGGATGTAAG ACCAAGTGCCAGCACCCTCCTGAACCATTCTTTCTTCAAGCAG atCAAGCGACGTGCCTCAGAGGCTCTGCCTGAGTTACTTCGTCCTGTCACCCCCATCACCAATTTTGAAGGCAGCCAGTCTCAGGATCACAGTGGAATCTTTGGCCTGGTAACAAACCTGGAAGAGCTGGAGGTGGACGACTGGGAGTTCTGA
- the LIMD2 gene encoding LIM domain-containing protein 2 isoform X1, whose product MPAAPLTLLPEPSGCRGSTRGLHRRQRAMFQAAGATQATPSHEAKGGSGSSAVQRSKSFSLRAQVKEICAACQKTVYPMERLVADKLIFHNSCFCCKHCHTKLSLGSYAALHGEFYCKPHFQQLFKSKGNYDEGFGRKQHKELWAHKEVDPGTKTA is encoded by the exons atgCCTGCTGCCCCGCTTACTCTCCTGCCAG AACCCAGCGGGTGCCGCGGCTCCACACGGGGCCTCCATCGCCGCCAGCGAGCCATGTTCCAGGCTGCAGGAGCCACCCAGGCCACCCCCTCCCAC GAAGCCAaaggtggcagtggcagcagcgcGGTTCAGCGCTCCAAG TCCTTCAGCCTTCGCGCCCAGGTGAAGGAGATCTGCGCTGCCTGCCAGAAGACTGTGTACCCCATGGAGCGGCTGGTGGCCGACAAGCTCATTTTCCACAACTCTTGCTTCTGCTGCAAGCACTGCCACACCAAGCTCAG CCTGGGCAGCTACGCGGCGCTGCACGGGGAATTTTACTGCAAACCCCACTTTCAGCAGCTGTTTAAGAGCAAAGGCAACTACGACGAAGGCTTCGGCCGGAAGCAGCACAAGGAGCTCTGGGCCCACAAGGAGGTGGACCCTGGCACCAAGACAGCCTGA
- the LIMD2 gene encoding LIM domain-containing protein 2 isoform X2, with the protein MFQAAGATQATPSHEAKGGSGSSAVQRSKSFSLRAQVKEICAACQKTVYPMERLVADKLIFHNSCFCCKHCHTKLSLGSYAALHGEFYCKPHFQQLFKSKGNYDEGFGRKQHKELWAHKEVDPGTKTA; encoded by the exons ATGTTCCAGGCTGCAGGAGCCACCCAGGCCACCCCCTCCCAC GAAGCCAaaggtggcagtggcagcagcgcGGTTCAGCGCTCCAAG TCCTTCAGCCTTCGCGCCCAGGTGAAGGAGATCTGCGCTGCCTGCCAGAAGACTGTGTACCCCATGGAGCGGCTGGTGGCCGACAAGCTCATTTTCCACAACTCTTGCTTCTGCTGCAAGCACTGCCACACCAAGCTCAG CCTGGGCAGCTACGCGGCGCTGCACGGGGAATTTTACTGCAAACCCCACTTTCAGCAGCTGTTTAAGAGCAAAGGCAACTACGACGAAGGCTTCGGCCGGAAGCAGCACAAGGAGCTCTGGGCCCACAAGGAGGTGGACCCTGGCACCAAGACAGCCTGA